In Candidatus Yanofskybacteria bacterium, the genomic stretch GGGCTAAAAGCCGCAAAGGAACACATAAAAGGAATCTTGCCATAATTGGCTATGCCCGAAGCAATCGTAGCCATATTCTGCTCGGCCACACCACATTCTATGAATCTTTCTGGAAATTTCTTTTTAAATTCGGTCAGTCTAAGAGATCCGCCAAGGTCCGCGGTTAACGCAACAACTCTGTCGTCCTTCTCGGCGGCCTCAACAATCCCCTCCCCAAATCCATCCCTTATTGATCCCAAATCTTTATCGATCATCTATCTTATAAATTTAAACGTAGAATTATTTCGCATGCTTATTGTTATTCTAGCTGGTTAATAAATCTTTTGGCCTCTTCTTCGGTTGGCACTTTGCCATGCCACTTCCAATCATTTTCTATCTCTAACACGCCCTTACCCGGCACGGTGTTAGCGATAATCACAGTTGGTCTATCTTTTATACTTCGAGCCTCTCCAATGGCTTCGATAAATTCCTCTATATCGTTTCCATTGCATTCCAAGACTTGCCAGCCAAAAGACTGATACTTGGCCGATAAAGATTCCAAAGGCATAATATCTTCAGTTTTCCCGCTCAGTTGAATCCCGTTTCTGTCTATCACGACTATTAGGTTATCCAGCTTATACTTTGCTGCGAACATGATAGACTCCCACGTATTACCTTCATCGTGCTCGCCGTCTGATGTTAGGCAATATATTCTGATCCGATCGCCACCAGACTTTTCATCAAGCTTGGAAGCTAAGGCGTAGCCAGCGGCTTGACCCAGGCCCAGGCCGAGAGGCCCAGAGGTAGATTCAACTCCAGGCAATCTCCCCATATCGGGATGTCCCTGCAATCTTGAACCTAACTTACGCAAAGTTTTTAATTCCTCTAATGGAAAATATCCCGCCATGGCCATAACTGCATATTGGATTGGGCATATATGGCCGTTTGATAAAAATAGTCGATCTCGTTCGGCCCACTCTAGGTTCTTCGAATCGTGTTTTAGAATATTAAAATAAAAGGCCACAAAAATATCAGCCATGCCTAGCGAGCCAGCAGTATGTCCCGAGCCCGCTTCGGCCAACATCTCAATAACTAGCTTCCTGGCTTCTTTAGCCTTCTCCCTCAATTCGACAATTTTATTTTCTTCGATCATTGAAAATATAGGGATTTGATCAGAGCAAAGATCGCTACAATAATCCAAACAACATTTAAAATCACCGACTGCCAAGCTTTGTGATACCAAGAGTCGGCGATAATTCCAAGAGATCCGGTGATATTCAGAAACGGATACCAATAACCAGATACGCTGATTACCCCAAAATTGTTTAGCGCATACGCCAAAACTATAGCCACCATGCCATACCAGCCATACGCACCAACAATTTTATGGTTTTTTATAAACACCTCTTAAGCTACTTTATGTGACACTATTCGAGTCGTTGGAAGTAGGAGCTTTAATCATATCTCCATCGATAGCAACTTCTTGCGAATCGCTCTCTGAAAGTGCCTCAGAATGCAACCTCTCATATTCAGCCACGGTAGCCTTTACGGCCTCGATAGAAATATCAATCCCATGTTCTTTGAGAGTTCGTTGGATATCTCTCAGCATCTTAGCTCCACGAAATTCTTCCTGAAGCTCTTCCCTGCTGGGTAACTCTTTATTGTTTGCCATATTTATTAAATTAATTTAGCAACTTCGAGAACGTGTTTGATCAATGTATTGGTATAGCCAAACTCGTTATCGTACCAGGAGAAAACAGTGCAGAGGTCGCCATCGACAACTTTCGTCAATGAGAGATCAGCCACGGCTGCGTATGACTCGCCGATAATATCAGCGGAGACAATCTGCTCGGTTGTAGTTTTAAATATGCCTTCCCAACGTACATCGATTTCGGCTTCCTTCAGGAAACTGTTTATCTCCTCCACGGTTGTTGGCTTTGCTGATACAAAAGTGATGACAGAGATAGAACCCGCGACCACCGGCACACGCAATGACATACCGTCGAATTTGCCAGCTAGATTCGTAACCACTTTAGTCACGGCGATAGCGGCACCAGTCGTGGATGGGGCGATATTCACTGCCGCCGCTCGTCCCCTTCTTAGATCAGTACCCTTGGTTGGTCCATCGACTAAAGTTTGGGTAGCAGTGTAGGCGTGAACAGTATTTAGAAATGCTTTTTTAACTCCCAACTTCTCAGAGAGAATCTGCATCACCGGAGAAACAGAGTTAGTAGTGCAGGAACCATTTGAAGACATCGTACATGCTTTTAGATCTTCTTCGTTTATACCCATCAGTACGGTCTTGGCATCTGGTCCGTCTTCGTCTTTGGCCGGAGCAGTCAAGACCACTCTCTTGGCGCCAGCCTGCTTGTGTACGGCAGCCTTTTCATAACTCTCAAAAACACCTGTCGCCTCGACAACAATATCCACCTCAAGAGTACCCCAAGGTAATTTGGTCGCATCCTTCTCTTGGATAAACAAGATGTCCTTGCCGGCTACGTTTATATATTTCCTATCACCATCTACTCTAGTCGAAACTATTTTATTATAACGACCATAAGCTGAATCGTATTTCAGCAGATGGGCTAGATAATCTAAATCACCAAGATCATTGATCGCAACAATCTCAAGTTCTGGCTTTTCAATCGCCAGTTTCAAAAAGTGTCGTCCTATTCGACCGAATCCGTTTATTGCTATTTTCGCCATGGATTAATGTTAACAAAATCAGCGTAAACAAAAAAGGCCAGTAAGCGCCGCTAAATCAACCTGAAAGATTTGCGATGGATAGCGCATGGGCCAATAGACGCCAACTGAGCATAGTGTTGTTTGGTGCCATATCCTTTGTGGATCTCGAATCCATAGTTGGGATACTTTATGGCATATTTAGCCATCATCTTGTCGCGATAGACCTTGGCGATGATTGATGCACAGGCGATGACGAAAACTTTTTGATCACCTTTTATAATCGCCCGCTGGTCTATACGTAAATTTGGAATTCTATGTGGCCCATCAACTAGGGCAATAACTTGCAAAGGACGCCTTTGTACAAAGGCGTCCTTTGCAACAGCCTCCACCGCCCTTTTCATAGCCAATTTAGATGCTTTGTGAATATTCAGCTTGTCTATAGTCTTCGGCTGACACGAGCATACCTTGTACCTGAATAACTTATTCCCGATCAACTCTGTTACGATCTCTTCCCTCTTCTTCGCAGACAATTTCTTTGAATCGTTCACGCCGAGTAGGCTAGTTAATTTCGTAGCATAGAATTTCTTGTCAAAATACACAGCACACACCACGACTGGTCCAGCTAAACAACCCATCCCAACTTCGTCGATGCCAATAACCTGGCCATAGCCAGATTTTAAATATTTACGCTCTATGTTCTCATTCGGCGATTGCATCTACTTATTTATA encodes the following:
- a CDS encoding ribonuclease HII, with the protein product MQSPNENIERKYLKSGYGQVIGIDEVGMGCLAGPVVVCAVYFDKKFYATKLTSLLGVNDSKKLSAKKREEIVTELIGNKLFRYKVCSCQPKTIDKLNIHKASKLAMKRAVEAVAKDAFVQRRPLQVIALVDGPHRIPNLRIDQRAIIKGDQKVFVIACASIIAKVYRDKMMAKYAIKYPNYGFEIHKGYGTKQHYAQLASIGPCAIHRKSFRLI
- a CDS encoding type I glyceraldehyde-3-phosphate dehydrogenase; translation: MAKIAINGFGRIGRHFLKLAIEKPELEIVAINDLGDLDYLAHLLKYDSAYGRYNKIVSTRVDGDRKYINVAGKDILFIQEKDATKLPWGTLEVDIVVEATGVFESYEKAAVHKQAGAKRVVLTAPAKDEDGPDAKTVLMGINEEDLKACTMSSNGSCTTNSVSPVMQILSEKLGVKKAFLNTVHAYTATQTLVDGPTKGTDLRRGRAAAVNIAPSTTGAAIAVTKVVTNLAGKFDGMSLRVPVVAGSISVITFVSAKPTTVEEINSFLKEAEIDVRWEGIFKTTTEQIVSADIIGESYAAVADLSLTKVVDGDLCTVFSWYDNEFGYTNTLIKHVLEVAKLI
- a CDS encoding transketolase codes for the protein MIEENKIVELREKAKEARKLVIEMLAEAGSGHTAGSLGMADIFVAFYFNILKHDSKNLEWAERDRLFLSNGHICPIQYAVMAMAGYFPLEELKTLRKLGSRLQGHPDMGRLPGVESTSGPLGLGLGQAAGYALASKLDEKSGGDRIRIYCLTSDGEHDEGNTWESIMFAAKYKLDNLIVVIDRNGIQLSGKTEDIMPLESLSAKYQSFGWQVLECNGNDIEEFIEAIGEARSIKDRPTVIIANTVPGKGVLEIENDWKWHGKVPTEEEAKRFINQLE